A single genomic interval of Halalkalibaculum roseum harbors:
- a CDS encoding oxidoreductase-like domain-containing protein yields the protein MKKPLKPLPTDCCGTGCRRCVYEIYEEQMEKYNHWKAENGKEISEQVSNKH from the coding sequence ATGAAGAAGCCACTAAAACCATTGCCAACTGATTGTTGCGGTACCGGTTGCCGGCGATGCGTTTATGAGATTTACGAGGAACAGATGGAAAAATACAATCATTGGAAAGCAGAAAACGGTAAAGAGATATCTGAACAAGTATCAAATAAACACTAA
- a CDS encoding translation initiation factor: MAVQVKLDRSGRRGKEVTMITNIQHNPQVIEELESKLKQHCGAGGTSYAKTIEIQGNQVEKIKKFLKKEGFDVK; encoded by the coding sequence ATGGCGGTTCAAGTTAAGCTAGACAGAAGCGGAAGACGTGGTAAAGAGGTAACTATGATAACCAATATTCAACATAACCCTCAGGTAATTGAGGAGCTGGAAAGCAAACTAAAGCAACATTGTGGTGCCGGAGGTACCAGCTATGCAAAAACTATTGAGATACAGGGTAATCAGGTGGAGAAAATTAAGAAGTTTCTAAAAAAAGAAGGCTTTGATGTTAAGTAA